From the Methanobacteriaceae archaeon genome, one window contains:
- a CDS encoding ribosome biogenesis/translation initiation ATPase RLI, translated as MTRISILDKDRCQPKKCDYLCINYCPGVRMDEDTIIIDEDTKKPLISEELCEGCGICTNRCPFDAITIINLPEAAGEPIHRFGQNQFELFGLPTLEEGTVLGLLGQNGIGKSTIMNILSGNLIPNFGDFENNPENWDAVIDFYKGSSLQKYFKDLSEGKIKTVLKPQMVDQLPKVVKGKVKDLLNNVNERDKLEFVTKELQLENVLDRKMENLSGGELQRVAIAATVLREGDFYYFDEPTSWLDVSQRLNAVKVIRSLAEEGKSVLVIEHDLATLDALSDNIHILYGQPGGYGVVSGRKGVRLGINAYINGFLSEENVRIRRNPIEFTIRPPTPEDEGDALSSYSDLNKDYGGFKLTADAGEIFYDEIVTAFGSNGIGKTTFAKLLAGVEEPTDGEVDSEVTIAYKPQYIVSNFEGSVSDFLYMNAPSFGSKIFESEIMKPLSLDDMLDKPVKGLSGGELQRLAIAATLSKDAEIYLFDEPTAFLDVEQRLIAARVIRKMVESRNAASLIVDHDIVFIDYISDRAMVFNGTPGLNGHASKPTDLRNAMNEFLGNLNITFRRDKETKRPRVNKLDSYKDREQKEKGEYYYLSD; from the coding sequence ATGACTCGTATTTCAATTTTAGACAAAGATAGATGTCAACCAAAAAAATGTGATTATCTTTGTATCAATTACTGTCCAGGTGTTAGAATGGATGAAGACACCATCATAATTGACGAAGATACTAAAAAACCGTTGATATCTGAAGAATTATGTGAAGGATGTGGTATTTGTACAAACAGATGTCCTTTTGATGCTATTACAATCATTAACTTACCAGAAGCAGCAGGAGAGCCAATACATAGATTTGGTCAAAACCAATTCGAATTGTTTGGACTTCCAACCCTTGAAGAAGGAACTGTTTTAGGTCTTCTTGGACAAAACGGTATTGGTAAATCTACAATCATGAATATCTTGTCCGGGAATTTAATTCCAAACTTCGGAGACTTTGAAAACAATCCTGAAAACTGGGATGCAGTTATTGATTTTTATAAAGGATCATCTCTTCAAAAATACTTCAAAGACTTATCAGAAGGTAAAATTAAAACTGTTTTAAAACCACAGATGGTGGACCAACTTCCAAAAGTTGTAAAAGGAAAAGTTAAAGACTTACTTAACAATGTAAACGAAAGAGACAAATTAGAATTCGTTACAAAAGAATTACAACTTGAAAACGTATTAGATAGGAAAATGGAAAACTTAAGTGGTGGGGAACTTCAAAGAGTTGCAATAGCTGCAACCGTTTTAAGAGAAGGAGATTTCTATTACTTTGACGAACCAACATCATGGCTTGACGTATCTCAAAGATTAAATGCAGTTAAAGTAATCCGTTCTCTTGCTGAAGAAGGAAAAAGCGTTCTTGTAATTGAGCACGACCTTGCTACCTTAGATGCACTATCCGATAACATCCACATTCTTTATGGTCAGCCTGGAGGATACGGGGTTGTATCCGGAAGAAAAGGTGTTCGTTTAGGAATCAATGCATACATCAACGGATTCTTATCAGAAGAAAACGTAAGAATCAGAAGAAATCCAATTGAATTTACAATCAGACCCCCAACACCTGAAGATGAAGGAGATGCACTTTCAAGCTATTCTGATTTAAACAAAGATTACGGCGGATTTAAATTAACCGCTGATGCAGGAGAAATCTTTTATGATGAAATTGTAACTGCATTTGGTTCTAACGGTATTGGTAAAACCACCTTTGCTAAATTACTTGCAGGAGTTGAAGAACCAACTGACGGAGAAGTTGACAGCGAAGTTACAATTGCATACAAACCACAATACATTGTATCCAACTTCGAAGGAAGCGTTAGTGACTTCTTATACATGAATGCTCCTAGTTTCGGAAGTAAAATCTTTGAAAGTGAAATTATGAAACCATTATCCTTAGATGATATGTTAGATAAACCAGTTAAAGGATTAAGTGGTGGGGAACTTCAAAGATTAGCTATTGCTGCAACATTATCAAAAGATGCTGAAATCTATCTTTTCGACGAACCAACAGCATTTTTAGATGTAGAACAAAGATTAATAGCTGCAAGAGTAATCCGTAAAATGGTTGAAAGTAGAAACGCAGCTTCACTTATCGTTGATCACGATATTGTATTTATCGATTACATCTCCGATAGAGCAATGGTATTTAACGGAACTCCTGGTTTAAACGGTCATGCATCAAAACCAACTGATTTAAGAAATGCTATGAACGAATTTTTAGGAAATCTCAACATTACATTTAGAAGAGATAAAGAAACAAAAAGACCAAGAGTGAATAAACTTGACAGTTATAAAGACCGTGAACAAAAAGAGAAAGGAGAGTATTATTACTTATCTGATTAA
- the pth2 gene encoding aminoacyl-tRNA hydrolase yields the protein MKQVMIVRTELKMGKGKIAAQCCHGSIGSYKKASPEKIRKWETTGYAKVVLKVKTLEELSELKKQADINKVPNYLVVDAGRTQIPTSSVTVLALGPDEDEIIDKITGDLKLL from the coding sequence ATGAAACAAGTGATGATTGTTAGAACAGAGTTAAAGATGGGTAAAGGAAAAATAGCTGCCCAATGTTGTCATGGTTCTATTGGTTCTTATAAAAAAGCTTCACCTGAAAAGATTAGAAAATGGGAAACAACAGGTTATGCTAAGGTAGTTTTAAAAGTTAAGACACTAGAAGAATTAAGTGAACTTAAAAAACAGGCAGACATAAATAAAGTTCCTAATTATCTTGTTGTTGATGCTGGAAGAACTCAGATACCTACATCAAGTGTTACAGTTTTGGCACTTGGTCCTGATGAAGATGAAATAATTGACAAAATAACTGGGGATTTAAAACTTTTATAG
- a CDS encoding CpaF family protein, whose translation MDKDIIPQYNITKQNYTTKEKELLGEIRENLVDLAISTGENIQANEEKLLNNIKSFLFDRLDDVPIEYINKLSRKILRDIAGYGEIDPLIQDDDLEEIMIIGINKPVFVYHRSYGMMKTNITFTNEQDLLDLIDTIARQINRRIDQESPILDGRLTDGSRINATIPPISADGLSLTIRKFRKDPFTIVDLINSKTISVELAAFFWLCFDGLGVKSANAIISGGTSSGKTTTLNALSAFINPSERIITIEDTLELQIPHEHVIRMETRVANVENKGELTMNDLVKNSLRQRPDRIIVGEVRAEEAITLFTALNTGHSGFGTLHSNDARETITRLTNEPMSVPEIMIQAIDFIIMQNRIYTPSGKSFRRINEVAEVVGIEEGVVQLNKIFQWTPETDTIDNVSITSKTLSQIANLSGKSMNELYHEIEKREMVLSHMVRNNIRSVSEVNNILERYYKNPEEILNEIR comes from the coding sequence ATGGACAAAGACATAATACCACAATATAACATCACAAAACAAAATTACACCACAAAAGAAAAAGAACTGCTTGGAGAAATACGGGAAAATCTTGTTGACTTAGCAATATCAACTGGTGAAAATATTCAGGCAAACGAAGAGAAGTTATTAAATAACATTAAGAGCTTTTTATTTGATAGGTTAGATGATGTTCCTATTGAATACATAAACAAACTATCAAGAAAAATACTTCGAGACATTGCAGGATATGGAGAAATTGATCCACTAATCCAGGATGATGATTTAGAAGAAATCATGATTATTGGAATAAATAAACCAGTTTTTGTTTATCATCGCTCTTACGGGATGATGAAAACAAATATTACATTTACCAATGAACAGGACCTTCTGGATTTAATTGACACAATTGCAAGACAGATTAACCGTCGCATCGACCAGGAATCACCAATTTTAGATGGCAGATTAACAGACGGATCAAGAATAAACGCCACAATACCACCAATATCTGCTGACGGACTCTCACTTACAATAAGAAAATTTAGAAAAGACCCATTTACAATCGTTGATTTGATAAATTCAAAAACAATATCTGTTGAACTTGCAGCGTTCTTCTGGCTTTGTTTTGACGGATTAGGAGTCAAATCAGCAAATGCAATAATTTCTGGAGGAACCAGCTCCGGAAAAACAACTACACTAAATGCTCTTTCAGCCTTCATCAACCCAAGTGAGAGAATAATCACCATTGAAGATACATTAGAACTGCAAATACCTCATGAACACGTTATTCGAATGGAAACAAGAGTAGCAAATGTTGAAAACAAAGGAGAGTTAACAATGAATGATTTGGTAAAAAACTCCCTTAGACAACGTCCAGACAGAATAATTGTTGGAGAAGTAAGAGCCGAGGAAGCAATAACACTATTTACCGCACTTAACACAGGACATTCAGGATTTGGAACTCTACATTCAAATGATGCAAGAGAAACAATAACAAGACTTACAAATGAACCAATGTCAGTACCTGAAATAATGATACAGGCAATTGACTTTATTATAATGCAAAACAGAATTTACACACCATCTGGAAAGTCCTTTAGAAGAATCAATGAAGTAGCAGAAGTTGTGGGAATTGAAGAAGGAGTAGTTCAACTAAATAAGATTTTTCAGTGGACTCCAGAAACAGATACAATTGATAATGTAAGCATTACAAGTAAAACACTCTCACAAATTGCCAATTTAAGTGGAAAATCAATGAATGAATTGTATCATGAAATTGAAAAACGGGAAATGGTTTTAAGCCATATGGTGAGAAACAATATCCGTTCGGTTAGTGAGGTAAATAACATTTTAGAGAGATATTACAAAAATCCTGAAGAGATTTTAAATGAAATAAGGTGA
- the radB gene encoding DNA repair and recombination protein RadB, whose protein sequence is MKVLANFEDTHKILSNSALDVMLGGGFEKGTITQIFGAPSSGKSNVALSLAVNVAKSDKKVIYIDTEGGISIDRIKQISGEDFSKVANNIIVFEPTNFLEQNDTIKSIDVWLRKNHDDVDLIIVDSAVALYRVDDMKSSRLNKELGKQMGILSKIARQYDVAVILTNQIYSSYDDEGNNDIKAVGGTILQYWSKAIIQLERGDDINQRIATLKRHRSIPEGKQAIFSITSRGII, encoded by the coding sequence ATGAAAGTATTAGCTAATTTTGAAGATACTCACAAAATCCTATCAAATTCCGCTCTTGATGTTATGTTAGGTGGTGGATTTGAAAAAGGAACAATTACTCAAATTTTTGGAGCACCAAGCTCAGGTAAAAGTAATGTCGCTTTATCCTTAGCAGTTAATGTGGCTAAATCAGATAAAAAAGTAATCTACATTGACACTGAAGGTGGTATATCTATTGATAGGATTAAACAAATTTCTGGTGAGGATTTCTCAAAAGTTGCTAATAATATAATCGTTTTCGAACCAACAAACTTTTTAGAACAAAACGATACAATCAAATCAATTGATGTATGGCTTAGAAAAAACCACGATGATGTTGATTTAATTATCGTTGATTCTGCTGTTGCATTATACAGAGTAGATGATATGAAATCCTCTCGTCTAAATAAGGAATTAGGTAAACAGATGGGAATTTTATCTAAAATCGCAAGACAATATGATGTTGCAGTTATTCTAACAAATCAAATTTACAGCTCATATGATGATGAGGGAAACAACGATATTAAAGCTGTTGGCGGAACTATTCTACAGTACTGGAGTAAAGCAATAATTCAACTTGAACGTGGTGATGATATCAACCAGAGAATTGCCACATTAAAACGTCATAGAAGTATTCCTGAAGGAAAACAAGCTATTTTCTCAATTACTTCAAGGGGAATTATTTAG
- a CDS encoding elongation factor 1-beta: MGDVLTTMKIMPDSPDVDLDAIKATIESSMPEGAKLHDMAEEPIAFGLVAIILQFITDDGEGGSEPVEEMVQAIDGVASIEITGVGRLM, encoded by the coding sequence ATGGGTGACGTATTAACTACTATGAAAATTATGCCTGACAGTCCAGATGTAGATTTAGATGCTATTAAAGCTACTATTGAAAGTTCCATGCCTGAAGGAGCAAAACTCCACGACATGGCTGAAGAACCAATCGCTTTCGGTTTAGTTGCTATTATCTTACAATTCATCACTGATGATGGTGAAGGTGGATCTGAACCTGTAGAAGAAATGGTTCAAGCTATTGACGGCGTAGCTAGTATCGAAATTACTGGTGTCGGAAGATTAATGTAA
- a CDS encoding delta 1-pyrroline-5-carboxylate synthetase has translation MSIKQVVKIGGSLFPNYAIDLAKKLENTNSLIVLGGGEFANLIRKYDSEINFSQETNHWTAIDCMDIIAKLVNDKVESTKLAYSIDDAIAISDEGFTPIFVVSKFLREDDPFECSWDVTSDSIAAYISHLLNANLLIVTNVNGIYTQEPKESGSTFISKIDAKTMLNFPESSIDVMLPTLLLKFGTNCYVVNGKYPERVLSLIDDNINDYNFDYTQIIGD, from the coding sequence ATGAGCATTAAACAGGTTGTTAAAATTGGGGGAAGTTTATTTCCAAATTATGCAATAGATTTGGCTAAAAAACTTGAAAACACCAATTCACTTATAGTTTTGGGTGGTGGTGAATTTGCAAATCTTATTCGTAAATACGACAGTGAAATTAACTTTAGTCAAGAAACTAATCATTGGACAGCAATAGATTGTATGGATATAATTGCAAAACTTGTAAATGATAAAGTTGAGTCTACAAAATTAGCATATTCAATTGATGATGCAATAGCTATTTCAGATGAAGGTTTTACTCCGATTTTTGTAGTTTCAAAGTTCTTGCGTGAAGATGATCCCTTTGAATGCTCATGGGATGTAACTTCAGATTCAATTGCAGCTTACATTTCACACCTTCTAAATGCAAACCTTTTAATAGTAACAAATGTAAATGGTATATATACCCAAGAACCTAAAGAGTCAGGTTCAACATTCATAAGTAAAATTGATGCAAAAACTATGCTAAATTTTCCAGAGTCATCAATTGATGTAATGTTACCAACTCTTTTATTAAAGTTCGGGACTAATTGTTATGTTGTGAATGGGAAGTACCCTGAAAGGGTTTTATCTTTAATAGATGATAATATAAATGATTATAACTTCGATTACACACAAATAATAGGTGATTAA
- a CDS encoding 4Fe-4S binding protein, whose protein sequence is MINVDFEGFRYHKPLPNFYKINNPENPKREISDELLDELNQLAKKYNFSSISYSKLSDEFKKDFNIDFDNVIIFKFLMGDELLKMQPSREKCKLMDEEFQDYGVHIYEFADFLRENGFQADLLHPLDDGLSLRAIAMQSCECIITRSNICLFKDGLHNGFFMIHTSIDNLPFKNENEMLWVEDFCSTCGVCIDMCPEDAFDENEKVLRKICTAHKEGCNVCILRCPFFKRGYDKVKKRYERMKK, encoded by the coding sequence ATGATTAATGTAGATTTTGAGGGGTTTAGATACCACAAACCTCTTCCTAATTTTTATAAAATAAATAATCCTGAAAATCCTAAACGTGAAATTTCAGATGAGTTATTAGATGAATTAAATCAGCTTGCTAAAAAATATAATTTTTCATCAATTAGCTATTCAAAATTGTCTGATGAGTTTAAAAAGGATTTTAATATTGATTTTGATAATGTAATTATTTTTAAATTTCTTATGGGTGATGAGTTATTAAAGATGCAACCCTCCCGTGAGAAATGCAAATTGATGGATGAGGAATTCCAAGACTATGGGGTTCATATTTATGAATTTGCCGACTTTTTAAGAGAAAACGGATTTCAAGCAGATTTGTTACATCCTTTAGATGATGGTCTAAGTTTAAGGGCAATTGCTATGCAATCTTGTGAGTGTATAATTACTAGAAGCAACATATGTTTATTTAAAGATGGTTTGCACAATGGCTTTTTTATGATTCACACATCAATAGACAACTTACCATTTAAAAATGAAAATGAAATGTTATGGGTTGAAGACTTCTGCTCAACCTGTGGTGTTTGTATTGATATGTGTCCTGAAGATGCATTTGATGAAAATGAAAAAGTCTTGCGTAAAATTTGTACTGCCCACAAGGAAGGTTGTAATGTTTGTATTTTAAGATGTCCTTTCTTTAAAAGAGGTTATGATAAAGTTAAAAAACGATACGAAAGAATGAAAAAGTAG
- a CDS encoding zinc finger domain-containing protein — protein MKTVECISCKQEIPLTGTFVEFECPICGAKIARCEKCRTFGHAYKCECGFEGP, from the coding sequence ATGAAAACTGTAGAATGCATTTCATGTAAACAAGAAATTCCATTAACTGGAACATTCGTAGAATTCGAATGCCCAATTTGTGGAGCAAAAATCGCAAGATGTGAAAAATGTCGTACTTTTGGCCACGCATACAAATGTGAATGTGGTTTCGAAGGACCATAG
- a CDS encoding putative zinc-binding protein, whose amino-acid sequence MCDKIALVACSGLSPLGLVVRAASVELALENDNIVAACITEYSAQQKDCSPILEDAKIVTITGCGDDCAAVILKDKDVNPIINISADSVVKAYDLEPLDAVRLDEDGEKAVDVLKKYILKELENI is encoded by the coding sequence ATGTGTGATAAAATTGCTTTAGTTGCATGTAGTGGTTTAAGTCCATTAGGTTTAGTTGTAAGAGCAGCTAGTGTTGAATTAGCTTTGGAAAATGATAATATTGTTGCAGCATGTATTACTGAGTATTCTGCACAACAAAAAGATTGTTCTCCAATTTTAGAAGATGCAAAAATCGTTACAATCACAGGTTGTGGAGATGACTGTGCTGCTGTTATCTTAAAAGATAAGGATGTAAATCCTATTATTAACATTTCTGCTGATAGTGTTGTAAAAGCATATGATTTAGAACCATTGGATGCTGTTCGTTTAGATGAAGATGGTGAAAAAGCAGTTGATGTTTTGAAAAAATATATCTTAAAAGAACTTGAAAATATCTAA
- a CDS encoding type II secretion system F family protein: MLILYTSLEIAGIYAILVLMTYTFVFYYPQIKKNRIYEDINQELPYALRHMGIELKSGKGLHDTMITIKNANYGSISEEFTRVLEEIKFGNSTEDSLLEMSSRVKSDGLTRAIHQIISTLRVGGNLANSLDIIAKDITFDMQIKLKEYSQKLNSFILIYTFIAILTPVISLIMLMAGSTVLGDVISSELLFVIYGLFFPSIVIFMGVFIKKLEPKI; this comes from the coding sequence TTGTTAATCTTATACACAAGCCTTGAAATAGCTGGAATTTACGCCATACTTGTTTTAATGACCTACACATTTGTTTTTTACTATCCGCAAATCAAAAAGAATAGAATTTATGAAGATATCAATCAGGAATTGCCATATGCATTAAGACATATGGGAATTGAATTAAAATCCGGAAAAGGACTTCATGACACAATGATTACAATAAAAAATGCAAATTATGGATCCATTTCAGAAGAATTTACAAGAGTACTTGAAGAAATTAAATTTGGAAATTCAACAGAAGATTCATTGCTTGAAATGTCTTCAAGAGTCAAATCAGATGGACTTACACGTGCAATACACCAAATAATAAGTACACTAAGAGTAGGTGGAAACCTTGCAAACAGTTTAGATATAATTGCAAAAGACATTACATTTGATATGCAGATAAAACTAAAGGAATATTCTCAAAAACTAAATTCATTTATCTTGATTTATACATTTATTGCCATTTTAACACCAGTAATTAGTTTAATAATGTTAATGGCAGGATCAACAGTTTTAGGAGATGTAATTTCTTCAGAATTACTGTTTGTAATCTACGGATTGTTTTTCCCTTCAATTGTGATATTTATGGGAGTGTTTATTAAAAAATTAGAACCTAAAATTTAA
- a CDS encoding pyridoxal phosphate-dependent aminotransferase — MRTNFDIKNPPKKFKKTERVPPKGYDNSNDFFEDMYMDEDMIWMGQNTNHLHDDTIADAMVEAIRKKTYCRYPAPEGFSELRKLVLEDLGFENSEVLLTSGATESLYLCMQALLAPEDNVILSDPGYFIIGDFANRFAHEVRYVPIYDEKYGYKLTPDLLRENMDENTRMVVLIDPLNPLGSSYNEDELKEFAQIAKENDLYLLHDVTYKDFAREHFLLENYAPGQTLTIYSFSKIFGMAGLRIGGVVSSKPIIDAIKNAVVNDLGVNIISQYGAIAGLKSKDLWYEDMRNTCFENQRLIKEMVDTVDGIFLPVYPSDANMMVIDLYEAGINPKDMSNYLIQKGLFTREGEYTSDKFGDRYLRISFSIPTEEIKVFCEEFPKAVEALRK; from the coding sequence ATGAGGACTAATTTTGATATAAAAAATCCCCCAAAAAAGTTTAAAAAAACTGAAAGGGTGCCTCCAAAAGGTTATGATAATTCAAATGACTTTTTTGAGGATATGTACATGGATGAAGATATGATTTGGATGGGTCAAAACACCAACCATTTACATGATGATACAATAGCTGACGCCATGGTTGAAGCTATTCGTAAAAAAACTTACTGTAGATATCCTGCCCCAGAAGGATTTTCAGAACTTAGAAAATTAGTTTTAGAAGATTTAGGTTTTGAAAACTCTGAAGTATTATTAACTTCTGGTGCGACCGAATCATTATATTTATGTATGCAAGCATTATTAGCTCCTGAAGACAATGTAATCTTATCTGATCCAGGTTATTTCATTATTGGGGACTTTGCAAATAGATTTGCACATGAAGTAAGATATGTTCCTATTTATGATGAAAAATATGGGTATAAATTAACTCCTGATCTTTTAAGAGAAAATATGGATGAAAATACTCGTATGGTAGTTTTAATTGATCCATTAAATCCTTTAGGTTCCTCATACAATGAAGATGAATTAAAAGAATTCGCACAAATTGCAAAAGAAAATGATTTATATCTTTTACATGATGTTACTTACAAAGACTTTGCAAGAGAACATTTCCTTTTAGAAAATTATGCTCCAGGTCAAACCTTAACAATTTACAGCTTTTCTAAAATATTTGGAATGGCAGGTTTAAGAATTGGTGGAGTTGTTTCTTCAAAACCAATTATTGATGCTATTAAAAACGCTGTTGTAAACGATTTGGGAGTAAATATTATTTCTCAATACGGAGCTATTGCAGGTCTTAAATCAAAAGATCTTTGGTATGAAGACATGAGAAATACCTGTTTTGAAAATCAAAGATTAATTAAAGAAATGGTTGATACAGTTGATGGAATATTCTTACCAGTTTATCCGTCTGATGCAAACATGATGGTTATTGATTTGTATGAAGCTGGAATCAATCCAAAAGACATGTCAAATTACTTGATTCAAAAAGGACTTTTCACAAGAGAAGGTGAATACACTTCTGATAAATTTGGAGACAGATACTTACGTATTAGTTTCTCAATTCCAACAGAAGAAATCAAAGTATTCTGTGAAGAGTTCCCTAAGGCTGTTGAAGCTTTAAGAAAATGA